Proteins encoded in a region of the Mucilaginibacter sabulilitoris genome:
- a CDS encoding aspartyl protease family protein, giving the protein MLLALFHKLKQFRAFWLVCLFSFCFFSAQAQYFDLDYHKKKITIPFHLVRSLMVVKLHINHRGPYNFILDTGVGLMIITDPKLADSIPIPNKRTLKIPGLGEGEDSEAYVTSPLDVEIPGLVSYDVAAAILKKDLFSLSGYAGMPIHGLLGYEFFNNLAVKINVQDSTLTVWRPKDLKVFRKGVAIPITIEDRKPYVETWVKLQSGENIKSKLIIDLGAGHPVSLENIIPRYGLPQKFIASANLGIGLNGPINGYIGRVESLEIGKFKIKNVIASFPDTTNNMNEVSVKRDGNLGIGVLKRFSVILDYAHNTMYLKTGSHFRDPFEHDMSGLEYYAAGDHFDRIIINRVEPGSAADEVGLERDDEIVNINFKPVAKMTLEEIDEIFKSRADRSLLLDVYHDKKYDKVILTLKRRI; this is encoded by the coding sequence TTGTTACTTGCGTTATTTCATAAATTAAAGCAATTCCGGGCATTCTGGCTGGTATGTTTATTCTCGTTTTGTTTTTTTTCGGCTCAGGCTCAGTACTTTGACCTCGATTATCATAAAAAAAAGATCACCATCCCCTTTCACCTGGTACGTAGCCTTATGGTAGTAAAGCTACATATTAATCATAGAGGACCTTATAATTTTATATTAGATACCGGAGTAGGCCTTATGATCATAACAGATCCTAAATTAGCCGATTCTATCCCTATTCCTAATAAACGCACCCTAAAAATACCCGGACTGGGAGAAGGCGAGGACTCGGAGGCCTATGTTACTTCGCCCCTTGATGTAGAAATACCAGGCCTGGTAAGTTATGACGTGGCCGCCGCCATACTAAAAAAAGATCTTTTTAGCTTATCGGGATATGCTGGAATGCCTATACATGGTTTACTCGGGTATGAATTTTTTAATAATCTGGCCGTTAAAATCAATGTTCAGGATAGTACACTAACGGTTTGGCGACCGAAGGACCTCAAAGTATTCAGGAAAGGAGTTGCCATACCTATTACCATTGAAGACAGGAAACCCTATGTTGAAACATGGGTAAAGCTTCAAAGCGGAGAGAATATAAAAAGTAAACTAATTATTGATCTGGGAGCCGGGCATCCGGTTTCGCTTGAAAACATTATACCCCGCTACGGGCTGCCGCAAAAATTTATTGCTTCGGCCAATCTGGGTATTGGTTTAAACGGCCCCATCAATGGCTATATAGGCCGGGTGGAATCACTTGAAATAGGTAAGTTTAAAATTAAGAACGTTATAGCCTCTTTTCCCGACACTACTAATAATATGAATGAAGTATCGGTTAAAAGAGATGGTAATTTGGGCATTGGCGTATTGAAGCGATTTTCTGTTATATTAGATTATGCCCATAATACCATGTATTTAAAAACCGGTTCACATTTTCGCGATCCCTTTGAACATGATATGAGCGGCCTTGAATACTATGCCGCCGGCGATCATTTCGACCGTATAATTATAAACAGGGTAGAACCCGGGTCGGCCGCCGATGAGGTGGGGCTGGAGAGGGATGATGAAATTGTGAACATTAATTTTAAACCCGTAGCAAAAATGACCCTCGAGGAAATCGACGAAATATTTAAATCAAGGGCCGACCGCAGCCTTCTGCTTGATGTGTACCATGATAAAAAGTACGATAAAGTTATACTCACACTAAAGCGGCGAATATGA
- a CDS encoding outer membrane beta-barrel protein: MKPLFLILSFILLTAFNSFAQSSHDVSGVVVDSTKLSLPGSSIKLVSNTGDSTMSIADANGKFMFPAVKGSTITLTISSIGFTSVRKHFALDNDNSPVDLGNIILQPSTKMLGVVTVVGAANPVTLKEDTVVYSAAAYKVRENAPAEDLLKKLPGVDVDVNGNVTTQGKQVTKVRINGKDYMGGDVQSATKNLPADIIENIQMIDDYGDQANLTGIKTGEPDKIMNITIRKDKNYGYTGQATAGDGEDALPKSQGIPNQNRYIGSLNVFNFNGDQQIAVQGSFNNTNVNTFSFGSTGSRGGGGGGGGFGGGGGGFGGGGGRGNAGRGSFNSGSLITAQNGITIARSIGINFRDQWGKNLSVYGSYSFADNTTSTTNNIFQQNPSSEQRQYSLEKDENINHRFTWNMEYKPDTVNYLKVTPTFSYGGTNTNEADSSSLSQSGAISSAYTSISNGDSQAPNYGISALYNHRFKHRRNLSIFANASSAPSWSFQNPVYSYTVGQPNVPINQMTNTYSRTNSYGVNLSYLEPLGQRSYLELNYAFNNAITANNKETDTLNLVSNNFNRSELLSNQYNYTFTTNRVGLNYRFVEKKYNYTLGLGVQPSVLDGESPLTGIETHKSTFNFIPTARFIYNFSRSKAFSVNYNGSNAAPTFSQLQPVLDYTNAFYPVMGNPNLNPAFTNNFSIRYNNFSFATGDVFFANLSYQQVSNQVVTNTISSTTPGASSKILTQYLNADGYYNVSGRVTFSKPWAERKYTVTLNGTATYNNNVGYLTNVEGDPLSATQQEIDAAIQKNLAKNLVFTPEIRFRVDLPNIIDAQVLTNYAINRTSNSVKQTFNDAISNVRTWNVGVNGKNYFGDWVFSYDYSKATNYGYTSDIKVTNPNILNLYVERRFLKNKVATLRLSGFDLFNQNTGFTSVPTASSITQTRVNRLARYFLLTFTLRLQKFAGKAPVQDGDMGGRRFRDGGGRRDGGGSGGPGGAPGVPGGGPE, translated from the coding sequence ATGAAACCCCTATTCCTCATTTTAAGTTTTATCCTTTTAACTGCATTCAACTCTTTTGCTCAATCCTCACATGATGTAAGCGGCGTAGTTGTCGACTCTACTAAATTATCATTGCCGGGCAGCAGCATTAAGTTGGTATCCAACACCGGCGACAGCACCATGTCTATCGCTGACGCTAACGGAAAATTTATGTTCCCGGCGGTTAAAGGCAGTACTATAACGCTTACTATATCATCCATTGGTTTTACATCTGTAAGAAAACACTTCGCGCTTGATAACGATAACAGCCCCGTTGATCTTGGTAATATCATTTTACAACCCTCTACTAAAATGCTGGGCGTTGTTACGGTTGTTGGAGCTGCAAACCCGGTTACCCTTAAAGAAGATACCGTAGTATATAGCGCAGCAGCTTATAAAGTGCGAGAAAACGCTCCCGCCGAGGATCTGCTTAAAAAACTACCCGGTGTTGATGTGGATGTAAACGGTAATGTTACAACCCAGGGTAAACAGGTAACCAAAGTACGCATAAATGGAAAGGATTATATGGGTGGCGATGTTCAGAGCGCAACCAAAAACCTGCCCGCAGACATTATTGAAAACATACAAATGATTGATGATTATGGCGATCAGGCAAACTTAACCGGCATTAAAACCGGCGAACCAGATAAGATCATGAACATCACGATCAGGAAAGACAAAAACTACGGCTACACCGGTCAGGCTACCGCTGGCGATGGTGAAGACGCTTTGCCCAAAAGCCAGGGCATACCTAATCAAAACCGTTATATCGGATCATTAAATGTTTTCAACTTTAATGGCGATCAGCAAATTGCGGTTCAGGGGAGTTTCAATAACACCAACGTAAACACCTTTTCTTTTGGCAGCACCGGCAGTCGTGGTGGTGGCGGAGGAGGTGGTGGTTTTGGCGGTGGGGGCGGCGGCTTTGGCGGTGGCGGCGGTCGTGGCAATGCCGGGCGTGGCAGCTTTAACTCCGGGAGCTTGATAACAGCTCAGAATGGTATCACGATTGCCCGTTCTATCGGTATAAACTTTCGCGATCAGTGGGGTAAAAATCTTTCTGTATATGGCAGCTATAGCTTTGCAGATAATACTACTTCAACCACCAATAACATATTCCAACAAAACCCGTCGAGTGAACAGCGTCAGTACAGCCTTGAAAAAGATGAGAATATCAATCACCGCTTTACATGGAACATGGAGTATAAGCCCGATACGGTCAACTACTTAAAGGTTACACCTACGTTTTCATACGGGGGCACCAATACCAATGAGGCAGACAGTTCTTCCCTGAGTCAAAGCGGAGCCATATCATCTGCATATACTTCTATTAGCAACGGCGACTCGCAGGCCCCTAATTATGGCATTTCGGCATTGTATAATCACCGGTTCAAGCATCGTCGTAATTTAAGCATTTTTGCTAACGCGAGCTCAGCCCCAAGCTGGTCATTCCAAAACCCGGTTTATAGTTATACCGTTGGCCAACCCAATGTTCCTATAAACCAGATGACAAATACCTACAGTCGTACCAATAGCTACGGTGTAAACTTATCATATCTGGAACCGCTTGGCCAGCGTTCATATCTTGAATTGAATTATGCCTTTAATAATGCCATTACAGCAAATAATAAAGAAACGGATACCTTAAATCTTGTAAGTAATAACTTTAACCGGTCGGAGTTATTGAGTAACCAGTACAACTATACCTTTACTACCAATAGAGTGGGTTTAAACTACCGCTTTGTTGAAAAAAAATATAACTATACGTTGGGCCTCGGTGTACAGCCCTCCGTTTTAGATGGCGAATCACCTTTAACCGGTATCGAAACACATAAATCAACCTTTAACTTTATTCCTACGGCCCGGTTTATTTATAATTTTTCGCGCAGCAAGGCATTCAGTGTTAATTATAACGGATCAAATGCGGCGCCAACGTTTAGTCAGCTGCAACCCGTACTCGATTACACCAACGCGTTTTATCCTGTTATGGGTAACCCGAACCTTAATCCGGCTTTTACAAACAATTTTTCCATCAGGTACAACAACTTCAGTTTTGCTACAGGTGATGTATTCTTTGCCAACCTGTCTTATCAGCAGGTAAGCAACCAGGTAGTCACCAATACCATTAGTTCGACCACGCCAGGTGCATCAAGCAAAATTTTAACGCAGTATTTAAATGCAGATGGCTATTATAACGTATCGGGCCGTGTCACTTTCTCTAAGCCATGGGCCGAGCGTAAATACACCGTAACCCTTAATGGTACGGCTACTTATAATAATAATGTAGGTTATTTAACAAATGTAGAAGGTGATCCGCTGAGTGCCACTCAGCAGGAAATTGACGCAGCCATACAAAAGAACCTTGCTAAAAACCTTGTTTTTACTCCCGAAATACGTTTCAGAGTCGACTTGCCAAATATAATTGACGCCCAGGTTTTAACTAATTACGCCATTAACCGTACCAGCAACTCTGTAAAACAAACGTTTAACGATGCCATATCAAATGTAAGAACATGGAACGTAGGCGTAAACGGAAAAAACTACTTTGGCGACTGGGTATTTAGCTACGACTATTCAAAAGCTACCAACTATGGTTATACCTCCGATATTAAGGTAACCAATCCAAACATCCTGAACCTTTACGTGGAGCGCAGATTCCTGAAAAACAAGGTTGCAACTCTTCGCCTTTCGGGGTTCGACTTATTTAACCAGAACACTGGTTTTACATCTGTTCCAACGGCCAGTTCCATTACACAAACACGCGTTAACCGCCTGGCCCGTTATTTCCTGCTAACCTTTACTTTACGCCTGCAAAAATTTGCCGGTAAAGCTCCGGTACAGGATGGTGATATGGGCGGAAGACGATTTAGAGATGGCGGCGGAAGACGTGACGGCGGTGGATCTGGCGGACCGGGCGGCGCTCCTGGTGTTCCGGGGGGAGGACCAGAATAA
- a CDS encoding response regulator — protein MKEPQKKIIIFDDDEDILSICSYILEEQGWEVHSFTNCNNIIDKVSPILPDVILMDNWIPDAGGIVATQTLKKTEALKHIPVIYFSANSDIQMLANNAGAETYLAKPFDLEELERVIKNVLITN, from the coding sequence ATGAAAGAGCCGCAAAAAAAGATCATCATATTTGATGATGATGAAGATATACTTTCGATTTGTAGTTATATTTTGGAAGAGCAGGGATGGGAAGTGCACTCTTTTACCAATTGCAATAATATAATTGACAAGGTTTCGCCTATTTTACCCGATGTGATCCTGATGGATAACTGGATACCCGATGCCGGGGGTATTGTTGCTACACAAACATTAAAAAAAACGGAAGCATTAAAACATATACCGGTTATATATTTTTCGGCCAATAGCGATATTCAAATGCTGGCAAACAATGCAGGTGCCGAAACCTATCTGGCTAAACCTTTTGACCTGGAAGAACTTGAACGGGTTATCAAAAATGTATTGATAACGAATTAG
- a CDS encoding collagen-like domain-containing protein: MTKLRLLFPALLICIFSMGACKKGAPGPAGTSGTDGAQGPQGNTGAQGPAGPQGPAGPTGATGANGANGAQGPTGPQGPAGPQGPAGPQGPTGPQGPTGPAGADGTDGTLNIKSYLLVNKSVTLTGFTNFSIPAITQEIVDSGVVLVYFRTTGSTGGYYALPYSELDRTITLSDFGVGYINIKANFSQSGLDFKVVVIPGGGLTTMRIAHPRLNLKNYSEVATALHIN; encoded by the coding sequence ATGACAAAACTACGACTCTTATTTCCTGCTTTATTGATATGCATATTCAGTATGGGTGCATGTAAAAAAGGGGCTCCCGGCCCGGCAGGCACATCGGGGACAGACGGGGCACAAGGCCCGCAAGGCAACACCGGCGCTCAGGGCCCGGCAGGCCCCCAAGGGCCGGCGGGACCAACGGGAGCTACAGGGGCTAATGGAGCCAATGGAGCTCAGGGACCAACAGGACCGCAGGGGCCGGCCGGACCACAAGGGCCTGCAGGGCCACAGGGGCCAACTGGCCCGCAAGGACCAACCGGACCCGCAGGAGCCGACGGTACTGATGGTACGCTTAATATTAAAAGCTACCTATTAGTTAATAAAAGCGTTACATTAACAGGGTTTACCAACTTCTCCATCCCAGCAATTACACAGGAAATAGTGGATAGCGGGGTGGTTTTAGTTTATTTCAGAACTACAGGCAGTACGGGCGGTTATTATGCTTTGCCATACAGCGAATTGGACCGAACCATCACATTGTCTGATTTTGGCGTAGGCTATATAAATATTAAAGCAAATTTTTCACAATCAGGTCTTGATTTTAAGGTTGTGGTTATTCCGGGAGGAGGCCTCACTACAATGCGGATTGCCCACCCCCGCCTCAATTTAAAAAACTACAGCGAGGTTGCAACCGCCCTGCATATAAATTAA
- a CDS encoding zinc-dependent metalloprotease, which yields MKKYSPAGRYFCGAACILVMLASSCATKKQTAAQNQSLTLKTTTSPTGTVSTATVGTPKKDVIKKFSEVITDKTKTDSGLFNTYKVEGKYYYEIPDSLINREMLVVTRYVKTPGGLKTFGQQYGGEQLNSQVWKWERHDKQIMIRVPSYSIRADSTTDMYQSVKNSNLDAVLASFDIKAFNKDTTGVLIDVTDFYNGDITAIGLSDDVKKAYKISGVDNTRSYIDTIKSFPINLEAHSLKTYRSGESPTDNTNGAVTFELNTSMLLLPKTPMKARISDERVGFFGQRQTDYGTNAQKSLVTGYIHRWRLEPKDPVAYAKGQLVEPKKKIVYYIDPATPKKWVPYLIQGINDWNKAFEAAGFKNAIVGKKAPTPKEDPEFSTEDARYSVIRYFASDVENAYGPHVSDPRSGEILESHVGWYHNVMSLLRDWYLIQTAAINPNARKAQFTDEQMGELIRFVSSHEIGHTLGLPHNFGSSYAYPVDSLRSKTFTDKHGTAPSIMDYARFNYIAQPGDGVTHLYPQIGEYDLWAIKWGYSWFPENKTPQQEKEILAGWTNKKAGNPLYYYGRQGTSIDPRLQNEDLGDNAMKAGTYGIANLKRILPNLEKWTYQKDENFSDVAELYNEVIGQFNRYMGHVTTNIGGMNENFKTYDQKGAVYDFVSKTRQHDAMLFLNKQLFQTPLWLINKAELSKFDNGLILNRIKALQVTVLANILNPSRLARMYDNEAKNNTKAYTVAELFTDIRAGVFTTGKPDAFKRNLQRGYIDNMKNLLNTDLSFSPPGVTSAQLAAFGLTPINIALSDIRPMVRAELKKIDAGLPKGGDALTAAHFADLHLRIKEALNPKPIVSFPSLPTRSLNTEELIKEDNGGGYMNCWPRTMVDQ from the coding sequence ATGAAAAAATACTCCCCGGCAGGTCGTTATTTCTGCGGTGCTGCTTGCATACTTGTTATGTTAGCCAGCTCTTGCGCCACAAAAAAACAAACTGCAGCCCAAAATCAATCCTTAACGCTTAAAACCACAACAAGTCCAACAGGTACAGTATCAACAGCAACAGTTGGCACACCTAAAAAAGACGTTATAAAAAAGTTCAGTGAGGTTATAACCGACAAAACAAAGACAGATAGCGGCCTTTTTAACACCTACAAGGTAGAAGGGAAATATTATTATGAAATACCTGATTCATTAATTAACCGCGAAATGCTGGTAGTTACCCGCTATGTTAAAACGCCCGGTGGGCTAAAAACATTTGGGCAGCAATATGGTGGCGAGCAATTAAATAGCCAGGTATGGAAATGGGAGCGCCATGATAAACAAATAATGATACGTGTACCCAGTTATTCTATAAGGGCCGACAGCACTACCGACATGTACCAATCGGTTAAAAATTCAAATCTTGATGCAGTACTGGCTTCGTTTGATATTAAAGCCTTTAACAAAGACACAACAGGCGTGCTGATTGATGTTACCGATTTTTATAATGGCGATATAACCGCAATAGGATTAAGTGATGATGTAAAAAAAGCTTATAAAATTTCAGGTGTTGATAATACCCGGTCATATATTGATACCATTAAAAGCTTCCCCATAAATCTGGAAGCCCATAGCCTGAAAACTTATCGTTCGGGCGAATCGCCTACTGATAACACTAACGGTGCTGTAACGTTTGAGCTCAACACATCTATGTTGTTATTGCCCAAAACACCCATGAAAGCGCGGATCAGCGATGAGCGGGTTGGCTTTTTTGGACAACGGCAAACTGACTATGGAACCAATGCACAAAAATCATTGGTGACCGGATATATACACCGCTGGAGGCTTGAGCCTAAAGACCCTGTTGCGTATGCAAAAGGCCAACTGGTGGAACCCAAAAAGAAAATAGTTTATTATATTGATCCTGCTACTCCTAAAAAATGGGTGCCTTATCTTATTCAGGGAATAAACGACTGGAACAAGGCTTTTGAAGCTGCGGGCTTTAAAAATGCTATTGTAGGCAAAAAAGCCCCAACCCCGAAAGAGGATCCTGAGTTTAGTACGGAAGATGCCCGCTACAGCGTAATCAGGTATTTTGCATCGGATGTTGAAAATGCTTACGGCCCCCATGTGTCTGACCCGCGAAGCGGCGAAATTCTGGAAAGCCATGTAGGCTGGTACCATAATGTGATGAGCCTGCTTCGCGACTGGTACCTGATACAAACTGCCGCCATTAATCCAAACGCGCGTAAAGCACAGTTTACTGATGAGCAAATGGGCGAACTTATCCGCTTTGTTTCATCACATGAAATTGGGCACACTTTGGGCCTGCCGCATAATTTTGGTTCAAGTTATGCCTATCCGGTTGACTCACTCCGGTCAAAAACATTTACCGACAAGCATGGTACAGCGCCCTCTATTATGGATTATGCCCGCTTCAACTACATAGCACAGCCTGGTGATGGTGTTACCCACCTTTATCCACAAATAGGAGAGTATGACCTTTGGGCTATAAAATGGGGATACAGCTGGTTCCCGGAGAATAAAACACCACAACAGGAGAAAGAGATATTGGCCGGCTGGACCAATAAAAAGGCTGGCAACCCACTTTATTACTATGGCAGGCAAGGCACTTCTATTGACCCGCGTTTGCAAAACGAAGACCTGGGCGATAATGCCATGAAAGCCGGAACCTATGGCATAGCCAATTTAAAACGCATTTTACCCAATCTTGAAAAGTGGACCTACCAAAAAGATGAAAACTTTAGCGATGTGGCGGAGCTGTACAATGAAGTAATAGGTCAGTTTAATCGTTATATGGGGCACGTAACCACCAATATTGGCGGCATGAACGAAAACTTTAAAACTTACGATCAAAAAGGTGCTGTATATGATTTTGTGAGCAAAACACGCCAGCATGATGCTATGCTGTTTTTAAACAAGCAACTATTCCAAACCCCGCTTTGGCTTATTAACAAAGCTGAATTAAGCAAGTTTGATAACGGGCTTATCCTTAACCGCATAAAAGCTTTGCAGGTTACTGTATTGGCTAATATACTTAATCCGTCGAGATTGGCGCGCATGTATGATAACGAGGCCAAAAACAATACAAAAGCATATACCGTTGCAGAGTTGTTTACGGATATACGGGCCGGTGTTTTTACGACGGGTAAACCAGATGCCTTTAAACGAAACCTGCAACGCGGATATATTGACAATATGAAAAACCTGCTCAATACCGATTTGAGCTTCTCTCCTCCGGGGGTAACAAGCGCTCAGCTGGCGGCTTTTGGTTTAACGCCAATAAACATTGCACTGTCTGATATACGACCTATGGTACGTGCCGAATTAAAGAAAATTGATGCCGGGCTACCTAAAGGTGGTGATGCTTTGACAGCAGCTCATTTCGCCGATCTGCATTTAAGGATCAAAGAGGCGCTCAATCCAAAACCTATAGTGTCCTTTCCATCATTACCGACGCGGAGCTTAAATACTGAAGAATTGATTAAAGAAGATAATGGCGGTGGTTATATGAATTGCTGGCCACGAACAATGGTTGACCAATAA
- a CDS encoding glycoside hydrolase family 30 protein — MNKKIRSVFLWPLLLGAATAVNAQKNMQASLWLTKADRSVLFEKQKDVLSFKPTGNNNFTINVDDKQTYQPIDGFGFALTGGSAMHIIRMSANNRAALLKELFATNGNNIGVSYIRLSIGASDLNEKVFSYDDMPAGQTDPTLKHFDLGPDRRDVIPVMKQILAINPAIKILGSPWSPPAWMKTNEDTRGGRLKPEYYTTYAKYLVKYIQGMKAQGIPIDAITIQNEPLHPGNNPSLLLPAPDEALFIKSNLGPAFKATGIKTKIILYDHNADRPDYPIFILNDPAARKYVDGSGFHLYGGDIEALTDVHNAHPDKNIYFTEQMVVEPENSATIDIISPVKRLIIGATRNWSRNVLEWNLAADPDYKPYTDRGGCPSCQGAVTIDKDAIKRNIAYYSIAHASKFVRPGSVRIASNNSDKLPNVAFKTPDGKKVLIVANTSDSAQSFNIKYQGKALSTTLDKGSVGTYIW, encoded by the coding sequence ATGAACAAAAAAATCAGATCAGTGTTTTTGTGGCCCCTTTTACTGGGTGCTGCAACGGCCGTTAACGCGCAAAAAAACATGCAGGCCAGCCTGTGGCTAACTAAAGCCGACCGGTCTGTTCTGTTTGAAAAGCAAAAGGATGTTTTATCCTTTAAACCCACCGGTAATAACAACTTTACCATAAATGTTGATGATAAGCAAACCTACCAGCCTATAGATGGTTTTGGCTTTGCATTAACAGGTGGTAGTGCCATGCATATTATACGTATGAGTGCCAATAACCGGGCCGCGTTGTTAAAAGAGCTTTTTGCCACCAATGGCAACAATATAGGTGTTAGCTATATCCGGTTAAGTATCGGAGCGTCTGACCTGAACGAGAAGGTATTTTCATATGATGACATGCCAGCCGGCCAAACCGACCCAACCCTGAAACATTTTGATCTGGGTCCCGACCGCCGGGATGTGATACCGGTAATGAAACAGATACTGGCTATTAATCCTGCCATAAAAATATTAGGGTCTCCATGGTCGCCGCCGGCGTGGATGAAAACTAATGAGGATACAAGGGGCGGCCGGTTAAAACCCGAATATTACACTACTTATGCCAAATACTTGGTTAAATACATTCAGGGCATGAAAGCACAGGGCATTCCTATTGATGCCATTACCATTCAGAACGAGCCTTTGCACCCGGGTAATAATCCCAGCTTATTACTGCCCGCACCGGATGAAGCATTATTCATAAAAAGCAACCTCGGTCCGGCTTTTAAAGCTACGGGTATCAAAACCAAAATCATCCTTTATGACCATAATGCCGACAGACCCGATTATCCCATTTTTATTTTGAATGATCCTGCCGCACGTAAATATGTCGACGGTTCGGGCTTTCACTTATACGGTGGCGACATTGAGGCTTTAACAGATGTACATAACGCCCACCCCGATAAAAACATTTATTTCACCGAGCAAATGGTGGTTGAGCCTGAAAACAGTGCTACTATCGATATCATATCGCCCGTTAAACGCCTTATTATTGGCGCTACCCGCAACTGGAGCCGCAACGTACTGGAATGGAACCTCGCTGCCGATCCGGATTATAAACCATATACCGACAGGGGTGGTTGCCCCTCGTGCCAGGGCGCGGTTACTATTGATAAAGACGCCATAAAAAGAAACATTGCTTATTATTCCATAGCACACGCCTCCAAGTTTGTGCGCCCGGGTTCTGTTCGTATTGCCTCCAACAATTCTGATAAGCTGCCGAATGTGGCCTTTAAAACCCCGGATGGTAAAAAGGTTTTGATAGTTGCCAATACAAGCGACTCCGCTCAGAGTTTCAACATCAAATATCAGGGCAAAGCCTTATCAACAACTTTAGATAAAGGCTCGGTAGGTACTTATATCTGGTAA
- a CDS encoding D-alanyl-D-alanine carboxypeptidase/D-alanyl-D-alanine-endopeptidase: protein MRKATFVFLLIIGSLLLFNNTVYGRSKKKRKIKKLFKHSQIVNDHFTGFALYDLDEKKMIYELNADKYFIPASNTKLFTFYTCLKMLGDSIPALRYELRHDSLVFWGTGDPSFLHSDLKGINGLNFLKQSNKTLYYSATGYANNFYGTGWAWDDYNDYYQAEITGLPLEDNVALLYADHDGNLQVKPAYLKRFLNSDASYHPAKFTVKRDFFSNNFIYPVMPLPPNFRQEIPWRTSTGLTLALLRDTLKKPVWATDLPLSSDAKTIYDTNADSVYRRMLQPSDNFIAEQLLLTCSSLKFNTLNTDSVINYAKAHLLNDLPDAPQWVDGSGLSRMNLFTPRSIIALLCKIKDEVKDEQLLHSMMPAGGATGTLKNAYKTDNGQAFIWAKTGSLSNNYNQSGYLVTRKGKRLAFSFMNNNFTRPVKEVRDEMVRIMTYIHEEF, encoded by the coding sequence ATGCGAAAAGCAACTTTTGTATTTCTGCTAATAATAGGTAGTTTATTATTATTTAATAACACTGTTTATGGCCGCTCAAAAAAAAAAAGGAAGATCAAAAAGCTGTTTAAGCATTCGCAAATTGTTAATGATCATTTTACCGGGTTTGCCTTATATGACCTGGATGAAAAGAAAATGATATATGAATTAAATGCAGATAAATATTTTATTCCGGCATCAAATACCAAGCTGTTTACTTTTTATACCTGCCTTAAAATGCTGGGCGATTCTATCCCGGCATTGCGGTATGAGCTTCGGCATGATTCATTGGTGTTTTGGGGCACCGGCGACCCTTCGTTTTTACATAGTGACCTTAAAGGGATAAACGGATTGAATTTTTTAAAGCAAAGCAATAAAACGCTTTATTATTCGGCAACTGGCTATGCCAATAATTTTTATGGTACAGGTTGGGCCTGGGATGATTATAACGATTATTATCAGGCCGAAATAACCGGCTTACCCTTAGAAGACAATGTGGCGCTGCTGTATGCCGATCATGACGGTAACCTCCAGGTTAAACCGGCATATCTTAAACGGTTTTTAAACAGTGATGCCAGTTACCATCCTGCAAAGTTTACCGTTAAGCGCGATTTTTTTAGCAACAACTTTATTTATCCTGTAATGCCGCTTCCTCCGAACTTCAGGCAGGAGATACCATGGAGAACAAGCACCGGGCTAACATTGGCACTGCTGCGCGATACTTTGAAAAAACCGGTATGGGCTACGGATTTGCCTTTAAGCAGCGATGCGAAAACCATTTACGATACCAATGCCGATTCTGTTTACAGGCGCATGTTGCAGCCGAGCGATAATTTCATAGCGGAGCAGCTACTGCTAACCTGTTCATCGCTTAAGTTTAATACGCTGAACACCGATTCGGTAATTAATTATGCTAAAGCTCATCTGCTAAATGACCTGCCGGATGCTCCGCAATGGGTTGACGGCTCAGGGCTCTCGAGGATGAATTTATTTACTCCCCGCAGCATTATTGCTTTGCTATGCAAAATTAAGGATGAGGTAAAAGATGAGCAGCTTTTGCATAGCATGATGCCTGCCGGAGGAGCTACCGGAACGCTTAAAAATGCTTATAAAACAGACAATGGACAGGCATTTATCTGGGCAAAAACCGGATCGTTATCAAATAATTATAACCAAAGCGGCTACCTGGTTACCCGAAAAGGTAAACGGCTGGCATTCTCGTTCATGAATAATAATTTTACCCGGCCTGTTAAAGAGGTAAGAGACGAAATGGTAAGGATCATGACCTATATACATGAGGAGTTTTAA